A genomic segment from Candidatus Zixiibacteriota bacterium encodes:
- a CDS encoding pyridoxamine 5'-phosphate oxidase family protein translates to MASIDNPLSGGRIGEPDAESESALPVELRIRRLVKDQLYGVLCTQSDGQPYGSMVAFAFTEDLKHVVFGTPKATKKYKILTACRNVALVVNNMNRHPNDLMKVEAFTATGRASEITPTEPATRWANMLVQRHPYLEAFIFSPSTALFEVEIGRYFFVRSFQDVIQWEPSTDGVQ, encoded by the coding sequence ATGGCAAGTATTGACAATCCACTATCTGGTGGCCGGATCGGTGAACCTGATGCTGAAAGCGAAAGCGCCCTTCCTGTAGAGTTACGGATCCGTCGTCTGGTCAAGGATCAGTTGTATGGCGTGTTGTGCACGCAGAGTGACGGACAACCCTACGGATCAATGGTAGCGTTTGCCTTCACCGAAGATCTCAAGCATGTCGTCTTTGGAACGCCCAAGGCTACCAAGAAGTACAAAATCCTGACGGCCTGCAGGAATGTTGCCCTCGTTGTGAACAATATGAACAGACACCCCAACGATCTGATGAAGGTTGAGGCTTTTACTGCAACCGGCAGAGCCAGCGAGATCACTCCGACTGAGCCAGCCACTCGGTGGGCTAATATGCTAGTGCAGAGACACCCCTACCTCGAAGCGTTCATTTTTTCGCCTTCAACAGCTTTGTTCGAAGTTGAAATAGGACGGTACTTCTTCGTCCGGTCGTTTCAAGATGTCATACAGTGGGAGCCTTCCACTGATGGTGTCCAGTGA
- a CDS encoding TerC family protein, which yields MEVYLQNQTLLYGGFIVFVLGMLALDLGVFHRHDHVVTVRESFIWTAVWIVLALAFMAFVYYRYETVLPGRGTGAALEFLTGYLIEKSLSIDNVFVFLLIFSYFNVAAQYQHRVLFWGIIGALIFRAIFIALGALLIAKFHAIIYLFGAFLVFTGIKMAWVKDKQIHPEKNPILRLFRRMVAVTAGYQGKHFFVREGGKWLATPLFVVLILIESSDIIFAVDSIPAIFAVTKDPYIVFTANVFAILGLRSLYFALAGVMQLFHHLHYGLSAILVFVGVKMVLSDIYNIPIGISLGVVGLIIAGSIAASIIWPRKGSETTETIGDLNHKT from the coding sequence ATGGAAGTCTACCTGCAGAATCAGACCCTGCTTTACGGCGGGTTTATCGTATTCGTGCTCGGAATGCTGGCACTGGACCTGGGGGTTTTCCATCGGCATGACCACGTTGTGACCGTTCGCGAATCGTTTATCTGGACTGCTGTCTGGATCGTTCTGGCACTGGCATTCATGGCCTTTGTCTACTATCGATATGAGACTGTTTTGCCTGGCCGTGGTACGGGGGCGGCGTTGGAGTTTCTTACCGGCTACCTTATCGAGAAGTCGCTTAGTATCGACAATGTATTCGTTTTCCTCCTAATTTTCTCGTACTTCAATGTGGCCGCACAATATCAGCATCGAGTCTTGTTCTGGGGGATCATCGGTGCGCTGATTTTCCGCGCCATCTTCATCGCGCTCGGCGCTCTTTTGATTGCGAAGTTTCATGCCATCATCTACCTCTTCGGGGCGTTTTTGGTCTTTACCGGTATCAAGATGGCTTGGGTCAAAGACAAGCAGATCCATCCCGAAAAAAATCCTATCTTGCGACTGTTTCGGAGAATGGTCGCCGTTACCGCCGGCTACCAGGGTAAGCACTTCTTTGTCCGCGAGGGGGGCAAATGGCTGGCCACACCTCTGTTTGTAGTTCTGATCCTAATCGAGTCGAGCGACATAATCTTTGCGGTAGATTCGATTCCGGCCATATTTGCAGTGACCAAAGACCCATATATTGTGTTCACGGCGAATGTGTTTGCCATATTGGGCCTGCGGTCACTCTATTTTGCTCTGGCAGGCGTCATGCAGTTATTTCACCATCTGCACTACGGCCTCTCAGCGATCCTGGTTTTTGTCGGAGTCAAGATGGTACTGTCTGACATCTACAATATCCCAATAGGAATATCGCTGGGAGTGGTCGGCCTGATTATTGCAGGGTCGATCGCAGCTTCTATCATCTGGCCTCGCAAGGGGTCAGAAACAACTGAAACTATCGGCGACCTCAATCACAAGACTTGA
- a CDS encoding PGPGW domain-containing protein, translating into MFLVKTIKQVKRLMIAVIGFTVLAIGLVLIVLLGPAILVIPAGLAILSLEFAWARNLLRRMKEKLSRKHSTTLPDNTIDR; encoded by the coding sequence ATGTTTCTTGTTAAGACCATAAAGCAGGTAAAGAGGCTGATGATAGCAGTGATCGGTTTCACGGTGCTCGCTATTGGCCTGGTCCTCATTGTACTCCTGGGTCCGGCCATTCTCGTCATTCCGGCCGGTCTGGCCATTCTTTCACTCGAATTCGCTTGGGCCAGGAATCTGCTGAGACGAATGAAAGAGAAACTGAGTAGAAAGCATAGCACTACGTTACCTGACAACACCATCGATAGATAG
- a CDS encoding tryptophan-rich sensory protein has protein sequence MRPASQIIALLAWVGLCFLTAWIGSRFTPGESYLQLQKPSWTPPGYLFGPVWSILYLSMGVAAWLVWRRAGFSGARLALTLFIVQLVLNGMWSWIFFGMQRPGLAFAEILVLWSMILVTMIAFWRVSITAGMFFLPYLAWVSFAAILNFFIWRMNKGG, from the coding sequence ATGAGGCCCGCGAGTCAGATCATCGCCCTGTTAGCATGGGTGGGGCTCTGTTTTCTTACGGCTTGGATTGGTTCGAGATTCACACCCGGTGAGTCGTATCTTCAACTCCAGAAGCCATCATGGACGCCCCCAGGGTATCTCTTCGGACCGGTATGGTCAATACTCTATTTGAGCATGGGCGTTGCTGCGTGGTTAGTTTGGAGACGAGCAGGATTTTCTGGGGCGCGCCTCGCCCTGACATTGTTCATAGTGCAACTTGTGCTTAACGGAATGTGGTCATGGATATTCTTCGGTATGCAGAGGCCGGGATTGGCGTTTGCAGAAATCTTGGTGTTATGGTCGATGATACTTGTAACTATGATAGCCTTCTGGCGAGTGAGTATTACCGCTGGCATGTTTTTCTTACCGTATCTTGCTTGGGTATCATTCGCCGCGATCCTGAATTTCTTTATCTGGCGGATGAATAAAGGCGGTTGA